The proteins below are encoded in one region of Peribacillus muralis:
- a CDS encoding OPT family oligopeptide transporter, which translates to MSNNSKESKFVPYVSASKSLPELTVTAIILGIILAIVFGAANAYLGLLIGLTVSASIPAAVISMAILRGVFRRDSILENNIVQTMTTAGEAIGAGAVFTIPALFMWDMDVSQAFIIFVVLTGGFLGVFMMVPLRQLLIVREHETLPYPEGTACAEVLKSGEKGGTSAKLIGAGLIIGGVVKGLGDGFKLFKTEVETGITNFKNAVVGLDAFPSLLGVGYIIGPRVAGQMLGGGLLAWVVLIPAISFFGSSNGTAIFPSEVPIGELDAWGIWDNYIRYIGAGAVATGGLITLIKTLPILFSSVIDTLKGVKANKGQLKAGSIRTEKDIPAKYVWLGIIIVIIIIAFAPITDVGIIGAVAIAIFGFLFVTVASRVVGIVGSSSSPVSGMTIATLLIVAIVYKATGFTGTQGMVAALTVAAIICTALAVSGDVSQDLKTGYIVGGTPWKQQVAMMIGVVASASVIGFILVLMDNAYTMGSAELPAPKAALMKILAEGVLGGDLPWTLIFIGAAIAITLEFFGLNSLVVAVGIYLPVHTSAPIMIGGFIRFFIEFFSKTKEALKARVDRGVLFASGLIAGESLIGVLIAILIAAGVQVPAAAKLASNLLPFLLFLALAGLLWYVSSKGKKEDAS; encoded by the coding sequence TTGTCGAACAATTCAAAAGAGAGTAAATTTGTCCCGTACGTTTCTGCATCTAAATCTTTACCGGAGTTGACTGTAACGGCAATAATCCTAGGGATTATTCTTGCAATCGTCTTCGGGGCAGCGAATGCGTACTTAGGACTGCTAATTGGTTTAACTGTCTCTGCTTCAATACCCGCGGCGGTAATCTCAATGGCTATTTTAAGAGGTGTTTTTCGCAGGGATTCCATATTAGAGAACAATATAGTGCAAACGATGACCACGGCTGGTGAGGCAATTGGTGCCGGTGCAGTATTTACCATACCGGCATTATTCATGTGGGATATGGACGTGAGTCAAGCATTCATCATTTTCGTTGTTTTAACCGGGGGATTCTTGGGGGTCTTCATGATGGTGCCCCTTCGTCAGCTCCTTATTGTAAGGGAACATGAAACATTACCTTATCCTGAAGGTACGGCATGTGCCGAAGTACTGAAATCGGGAGAAAAAGGCGGGACCAGCGCCAAGCTGATCGGCGCCGGTTTAATCATCGGCGGTGTGGTGAAAGGGCTTGGTGATGGATTTAAGCTTTTTAAAACGGAAGTTGAAACAGGAATCACAAATTTTAAAAATGCAGTCGTTGGTCTGGATGCCTTTCCTTCCCTTTTGGGTGTCGGGTATATCATTGGACCGCGTGTCGCAGGTCAAATGCTAGGTGGAGGACTGTTGGCCTGGGTCGTTCTTATTCCGGCAATCAGCTTTTTTGGCAGCAGTAATGGAACAGCCATTTTCCCTTCCGAGGTACCGATTGGTGAATTGGATGCATGGGGAATTTGGGATAATTATATTCGTTATATAGGAGCTGGTGCGGTTGCAACTGGCGGATTGATTACATTGATCAAAACCTTACCGATCCTTTTCAGTTCGGTGATTGATACCTTAAAAGGTGTTAAAGCCAATAAAGGACAGCTTAAGGCTGGTTCAATCCGAACCGAAAAAGACATTCCGGCTAAATACGTTTGGTTGGGTATAATCATCGTCATTATAATCATTGCATTCGCACCTATTACGGATGTCGGAATCATTGGAGCGGTTGCCATTGCCATTTTTGGATTCTTATTCGTGACCGTGGCTTCAAGGGTTGTCGGGATCGTCGGAAGTTCTTCTTCCCCTGTTTCTGGAATGACGATCGCTACACTATTGATTGTAGCGATTGTCTATAAAGCTACTGGTTTTACTGGTACCCAAGGAATGGTTGCCGCTTTAACTGTCGCTGCAATCATCTGTACCGCTCTTGCTGTTTCAGGTGATGTATCGCAAGATTTAAAAACAGGTTACATCGTGGGCGGAACTCCTTGGAAGCAACAAGTTGCGATGATGATCGGTGTTGTGGCGTCCGCTTCAGTCATCGGTTTTATCTTGGTGCTGATGGATAACGCCTATACGATGGGATCTGCAGAACTGCCTGCACCTAAAGCGGCTCTAATGAAAATTCTTGCTGAAGGAGTTCTTGGTGGAGACTTACCTTGGACGCTTATCTTTATCGGTGCAGCGATTGCCATCACATTGGAGTTTTTCGGTTTGAATTCATTAGTAGTGGCCGTAGGCATCTACTTGCCGGTTCATACTAGTGCGCCAATCATGATTGGTGGATTTATACGCTTCTTCATTGAATTCTTCTCGAAAACGAAAGAAGCACTTAAAGCACGCGTCGATAGAGGTGTATTGTTTGCATCTGGCTTGATAGCAGGTGAGTCATTGATAGGTGTGCTTATTGCCATCCTGATCGCTGCCGGTGTCCAAGTTCCGGCTGCAGCTAAATTGGCCAGCAATCTGCTGCCATTCCTACTATTCCTTGCTTTAGCTGGCTTGCTTTGGTACGTTTCCAGCAAAGGGAAAAAAGAAGATGCTTCGTAA
- a CDS encoding PqqD family protein has protein sequence MLRKRQREKRNLLTMVPLLEGRVTLEQGSSEATFLVIQRTNFVERMTIRFLKQPSVRKIKLDKFGAFAVNQMEYKCNVNQISEAMSEHFGEEAEPSLPRLVKFLEILEVHEWIVWDEEEDKS, from the coding sequence ATGCTTCGTAAACGCCAAAGAGAAAAGAGGAACCTGTTAACCATGGTTCCTCTTTTGGAAGGACGGGTCACCTTGGAGCAAGGATCTTCGGAAGCGACTTTTTTAGTCATCCAAAGAACCAACTTTGTGGAACGAATGACAATTCGTTTTTTAAAACAGCCTTCAGTTCGTAAAATCAAGCTCGATAAGTTTGGCGCATTTGCCGTTAATCAAATGGAGTATAAATGCAATGTCAATCAGATTTCTGAAGCGATGAGTGAACATTTCGGTGAGGAAGCGGAACCATCTTTGCCACGGTTGGTGAAATTCCTGGAAATCCTTGAGGTCCATGAATGGATTGTCTGGGATGAGGAAGAAGATAAAAGCTAA
- a CDS encoding sigma 54-interacting transcriptional regulator — protein sequence MKPSLILLTGGMKTRHTLHQQLQQLLGDYLDIDSYAVDEGLPAGLEADVILFSSESLKKEVGHLKNMNAVTFITGQRTVHHEHLDKLLTIPAGANVLVVNDEYNVTLELIQSLNQLGINHVRFVAYKKNHAYYDDIDVAVSPGEVELAPTYLPMVLDIGVRLLDMTTILRIVDHCRLDGNVALQISERYIRSIIELQQKLLLSQQETKEVYHHIQNVVNTIDDGILVINETSEVTVFNQKLEALFQVQADVIINRPIDTVILQNEVVHFIRDGVEESQFFSIHGVEVVVYRHSMIGEQSIVTVFKSVHQASEIEKTAQRKYRETGFYAKYSFDDIFCENPKMIELKQIAKKLALAEHPILIQGESGTGKELFAHAIHKHSYRKNGPFLPVNCSALSESLLESELFGYEDGSFTGGQRGGKKGLFELADNGTIFLDEIGDISLSMQSRLLRVIQEKEIRRIGGSKIIPINIRIITATNKKIEEQMKAQTFRNDLFYRLNVLHLFIPPLRQRREDIPLLIHHYITKNGKWIKVEQSLMDRLIRAEWDGNIRELKNTLDYMLTVCNGTVLTKDDLPQYQKAQQAADIESPPQNPLQQSEHRMILEIVMQCNETGKAASREYISAKTKEHHASLFLSPQQVRRRLEDLEQKGLIIKRKGRGGTRMTEVGISYLESLL from the coding sequence ATGAAACCTTCACTTATCCTTTTGACAGGCGGAATGAAGACAAGGCACACACTGCATCAGCAACTTCAACAGCTTTTAGGTGATTATCTGGACATTGATAGCTATGCAGTGGATGAGGGCCTTCCAGCCGGTCTTGAAGCTGATGTCATCCTCTTCTCCTCCGAATCTCTTAAAAAAGAAGTCGGTCATTTAAAGAATATGAATGCCGTGACCTTTATAACGGGACAACGCACCGTCCATCATGAACATTTGGATAAACTTCTCACAATTCCAGCTGGAGCTAACGTACTTGTTGTTAATGATGAATACAATGTCACATTGGAACTCATACAATCTCTTAACCAACTTGGCATCAATCATGTTCGCTTCGTAGCTTACAAGAAAAACCATGCTTATTATGATGATATTGATGTGGCTGTATCTCCAGGTGAAGTAGAACTTGCCCCCACCTATTTGCCAATGGTTTTGGATATCGGTGTCAGGCTTTTGGATATGACCACAATTTTAAGAATTGTTGATCATTGCAGGCTGGATGGAAATGTGGCTCTGCAAATTTCAGAAAGATACATTAGAAGCATTATTGAATTGCAGCAAAAATTGCTTTTATCCCAACAAGAGACAAAAGAAGTCTATCACCATATCCAAAATGTCGTTAATACCATTGATGACGGAATACTGGTCATCAATGAAACGAGTGAAGTAACCGTGTTTAATCAAAAACTTGAAGCACTATTTCAAGTTCAGGCGGATGTAATCATCAACCGTCCGATCGATACGGTAATCCTTCAAAACGAAGTGGTTCATTTTATCCGGGATGGTGTGGAAGAGAGTCAATTTTTTAGCATTCATGGTGTTGAGGTCGTCGTATACCGTCATTCAATGATCGGGGAGCAATCTATCGTTACTGTTTTTAAAAGTGTCCATCAGGCATCCGAAATCGAAAAAACAGCACAGCGCAAATATCGCGAGACAGGTTTTTACGCGAAGTATAGCTTTGATGACATTTTCTGTGAAAATCCTAAAATGATTGAACTTAAACAGATCGCAAAAAAGCTTGCATTAGCAGAACACCCCATCCTCATTCAAGGTGAGTCAGGAACGGGCAAAGAATTGTTTGCTCATGCCATTCACAAGCACTCCTATAGAAAAAACGGACCTTTTCTGCCCGTAAACTGCAGCGCCTTATCTGAAAGCCTGCTTGAGAGCGAATTATTCGGGTATGAGGATGGATCATTTACTGGAGGTCAGCGCGGAGGTAAAAAAGGGCTGTTTGAGCTTGCCGATAACGGCACCATCTTCCTGGATGAAATAGGAGATATCAGTTTATCGATGCAATCCCGATTATTAAGGGTTATCCAGGAAAAGGAAATCAGACGAATCGGCGGCTCGAAGATAATCCCAATTAACATTCGCATCATTACTGCAACGAATAAAAAAATCGAGGAACAAATGAAAGCACAAACGTTCAGAAACGATTTATTTTACCGTTTAAATGTGCTTCACCTCTTCATTCCACCACTTAGGCAGAGAAGAGAAGACATTCCCCTTTTGATCCATCATTACATAACAAAGAACGGAAAATGGATAAAAGTGGAGCAATCACTGATGGATAGGTTAATCCGAGCTGAGTGGGACGGCAATATTCGCGAGCTTAAAAACACACTGGATTATATGCTGACAGTGTGTAATGGAACGGTATTGACCAAAGATGATTTGCCGCAGTATCAGAAAGCTCAACAAGCGGCAGATATAGAATCCCCGCCACAAAATCCCCTGCAGCAATCCGAACATCGAATGATTCTAGAGATCGTTATGCAATGCAATGAAACGGGAAAAGCAGCCAGCAGGGAATATATTTCAGCAAAAACGAAAGAACATCATGCAAGCCTCTTCTTGTCCCCACAGCAGGTGAGAAGAAGACTTGAAGACCTTGAGCAAAAAGGACTGATCATAAAACGTAAAGGCCGGGGCGGAACAAGAATGACGGAAGTCGGAATATCCTACTTAGAATCCTTACTTTAG
- a CDS encoding YfcC family protein, with the protein MAQVETTYQPEGNRKKERKINVFALLLGVLVIATLLTYVLPAGDYGRVEVDGRTEIDPGTYKTSEQTPVSPFGAVKALHTGMVEAANIIFFVLIIGGFFGVLTATGTINVLITTLAKRLATREKLLIPAMMLFFAIGGSLMGMAEETLAYIPLLIPLALALGFDVLTGTAIVILGASAGFTTAVMNPFTVGIAQGISELPMFSGMSYRLVLFVIVYAVSVTFVYRHAMKVKKDPSSGFYGKYSKKEADVLHNSKEKLETKHKLILGAFLLNYVVLAFGVIKYQWYITEIAALFVVLTIVIGVIGRLSTDKIAKSFVDGSSLLIGGALIIGVSRATLVVLNEGHIIDPMLHGVSDTLKHIPAFWSVIGMYNFQAIIHFILASGSGHAMLTMPIMTPLADLLDITRQTAVLSFSFADGIGNIIFPTAGTLMAGLAIAGIPWTKWAKWVLPLVFIQYLIGLAAVVIAHLMNYGPF; encoded by the coding sequence ATGGCTCAAGTCGAAACAACCTATCAACCGGAAGGAAATAGGAAAAAAGAGCGTAAAATTAATGTATTCGCATTACTGCTGGGTGTTTTGGTCATCGCAACTTTATTAACGTATGTGTTGCCTGCAGGGGATTATGGGCGCGTGGAAGTTGACGGAAGGACCGAAATAGACCCAGGTACTTACAAAACTTCCGAACAAACACCGGTTAGCCCATTTGGAGCGGTTAAAGCACTTCATACTGGTATGGTTGAAGCAGCTAATATTATCTTTTTTGTTTTGATCATTGGGGGGTTCTTTGGTGTATTAACCGCCACTGGGACGATAAATGTATTGATTACGACGCTTGCAAAAAGACTTGCAACCCGAGAGAAGCTGCTCATTCCGGCCATGATGTTATTTTTCGCAATTGGCGGATCACTTATGGGGATGGCCGAGGAAACACTCGCTTATATCCCATTATTGATTCCATTGGCGCTTGCACTTGGTTTTGACGTTCTTACAGGGACAGCCATTGTTATTCTTGGGGCTTCCGCAGGCTTTACGACAGCGGTAATGAATCCGTTTACAGTCGGAATCGCTCAAGGTATCTCCGAATTGCCGATGTTTTCTGGCATGTCGTATCGTCTAGTACTTTTCGTGATTGTTTATGCAGTATCTGTAACATTCGTCTATCGTCATGCCATGAAAGTGAAAAAGGATCCATCAAGTGGATTTTATGGAAAGTACAGCAAAAAAGAAGCTGATGTGCTTCATAATTCAAAAGAGAAGCTTGAAACCAAACATAAGCTCATTCTAGGTGCGTTTTTACTGAATTATGTGGTCCTTGCTTTTGGAGTGATCAAATACCAATGGTATATTACTGAAATTGCAGCTCTTTTTGTAGTTTTGACAATTGTCATAGGAGTCATTGGCAGATTATCTACGGATAAGATTGCGAAATCGTTTGTAGACGGATCTTCGTTATTGATTGGTGGAGCCTTAATTATTGGTGTTTCCCGGGCAACTCTTGTTGTATTAAATGAAGGGCATATTATTGACCCGATGCTTCATGGGGTTTCCGATACGCTAAAGCATATTCCGGCCTTCTGGAGTGTAATCGGGATGTATAACTTCCAAGCTATTATCCATTTTATCCTTGCTTCGGGCAGTGGACATGCGATGCTGACGATGCCAATCATGACGCCGCTTGCGGATTTGCTTGATATTACTCGACAGACGGCAGTTCTTTCGTTTTCATTTGCTGATGGAATCGGGAATATTATTTTTCCGACTGCAGGCACGCTCATGGCAGGCCTCGCAATTGCCGGTATTCCATGGACAAAGTGGGCCAAATGGGTGCTTCCGCTTGTATTCATTCAATACCTCATTGGTTTAGCCGCCGTTGTCATCGCTCATTTAATGAATTACGGACCATTCTGA
- the iadA gene encoding beta-aspartyl-peptidase codes for MITLIKNAEVYEPQYLGRMDVLLAGGKIVHIQDEIDLDNVSIDVKIVDGSGKILVPGFIDAHVHLIGGGGEGGFRTRTPELNLTDATMAGITTVVGVLGTDGTTRRIESLLAKAHALGEEGITAYIHSGSYQIPVKTLTGKVEEDLIFIEKVIGVGEIAISDHRSSEPTLNELVKIAASARNGSLITGKAGILEIHVGDGDRRLQLLFEILEKTDIPIHHFHPTHINRNQDLFAEGIRYAEKGGYVDLTTSTTPQFLEEGEVKCSSGLRQMLESGVPVTQITFSSDGQASLPYFNQDGEFAGLQVGNVSSLYNEVRDSVLDEGVPLESALQVITSNPARILKLKSKGKIGVEMDADLVMLNEGTLTIDTVISRGKVMVEQGVPIIKGTFEK; via the coding sequence TTGATAACTTTAATTAAAAATGCAGAAGTGTATGAACCTCAATATCTTGGCCGGATGGATGTGCTGCTTGCGGGTGGCAAAATAGTCCATATCCAAGATGAAATTGATCTGGATAACGTATCCATTGATGTGAAAATAGTAGATGGATCGGGGAAAATCCTCGTGCCTGGTTTCATTGATGCCCATGTGCATTTAATCGGTGGCGGCGGCGAAGGTGGCTTTAGGACACGGACTCCGGAATTGAACTTAACGGATGCTACGATGGCAGGCATTACAACCGTGGTTGGAGTGCTGGGTACGGATGGAACAACAAGACGGATCGAAAGTCTGCTGGCAAAGGCCCATGCATTGGGAGAAGAGGGAATTACGGCGTACATTCACTCAGGCTCTTATCAGATTCCGGTGAAAACCTTAACGGGCAAAGTAGAAGAAGATTTGATATTCATTGAGAAAGTAATCGGTGTAGGCGAAATCGCCATATCCGACCATCGCTCTTCTGAACCGACGCTTAATGAGCTTGTGAAGATAGCGGCTTCAGCTCGTAATGGCAGTTTAATTACGGGAAAGGCAGGGATATTGGAAATACATGTAGGCGATGGTGATCGCAGGCTCCAGCTCCTTTTTGAGATTCTAGAAAAGACGGATATACCGATTCATCATTTTCACCCGACTCACATTAACCGAAATCAAGATTTATTCGCAGAGGGGATCCGTTATGCAGAAAAAGGGGGATATGTAGACTTAACGACAAGCACCACTCCTCAATTCCTGGAGGAAGGGGAAGTGAAATGCAGTAGCGGATTGAGACAGATGCTTGAGAGTGGGGTGCCCGTTACTCAGATTACTTTCTCCTCGGATGGACAGGCAAGTCTTCCTTATTTTAATCAAGACGGTGAGTTCGCAGGTCTGCAAGTTGGCAATGTTTCTTCTCTTTACAACGAGGTCCGTGACTCCGTATTGGATGAGGGCGTTCCGCTTGAATCAGCACTCCAGGTTATCACATCTAATCCGGCTCGTATATTGAAGCTGAAAAGCAAAGGTAAAATAGGGGTGGAAATGGATGCTGATCTCGTGATGCTTAATGAAGGAACGTTGACCATCGATACGGTCATCTCAAGAGGAAAAGTGATGGTAGAACAGGGTGTCCCTATTATTAAAGGGACATTTGAAAAATAA
- a CDS encoding cyanophycinase — protein sequence MKQLMKVCMMLGLFAFYCQGNFAHAASGDYQYSSSGNTGNVTTATSYGINLMGGGTDVDEAMLWMAKKANSGDFVVLRTSGSDGYNQYLYDLAQSNNAKLDSVETIVLNNKYASSDSFVLDKVRKAEAVFFAGGDQFNYVDFIKNTALEDVLNQLIQNNVPIGGTSAGLAIMGQFVYDAKNGSVYSDEALANPNNRYMTFSRDFLNNRYVSSAITDTHFEQRDRMGRFIGFMARNVSDGWTNQAKGIAVNEQTALLIEQDGTAKVVAQPGGSNQSVYMAKTTAAPTSSSGKPLTIKDVQLVKLKPGNTFNLQTWTSSNGYSYKLSALSGVLSSTSGSIYGN from the coding sequence ATGAAACAGTTAATGAAGGTGTGTATGATGTTAGGTTTGTTTGCTTTTTATTGCCAAGGGAATTTTGCACATGCTGCGAGCGGTGACTATCAGTATAGCAGCTCAGGAAACACGGGAAATGTAACGACTGCCACATCTTATGGCATTAACTTAATGGGAGGAGGCACGGACGTCGATGAAGCGATGCTATGGATGGCCAAAAAAGCAAATTCAGGTGACTTTGTCGTCCTCCGGACTTCAGGATCCGACGGATATAACCAGTATCTTTACGATTTGGCACAGAGTAATAACGCAAAGCTTGATTCAGTCGAAACGATCGTGCTGAACAACAAATATGCTTCAAGTGACTCGTTTGTGTTAGATAAGGTGCGTAAGGCGGAAGCAGTCTTTTTTGCCGGAGGAGATCAATTCAATTATGTCGATTTCATAAAAAATACGGCACTTGAGGATGTACTTAATCAGCTTATTCAAAATAATGTTCCAATAGGTGGAACAAGTGCAGGGCTCGCAATTATGGGGCAATTTGTCTATGATGCAAAAAATGGTTCCGTCTATTCAGATGAAGCACTGGCAAATCCAAATAACCGCTATATGACGTTTTCAAGAGATTTCCTGAATAATCGCTATGTATCAAGTGCGATTACAGACACTCATTTCGAACAGAGGGACAGAATGGGAAGATTCATAGGGTTTATGGCGAGAAATGTATCAGACGGATGGACGAATCAGGCTAAAGGCATTGCTGTTAATGAACAAACAGCTCTGCTCATCGAACAGGACGGAACGGCTAAGGTTGTTGCCCAGCCAGGTGGCAGCAACCAATCCGTATATATGGCGAAAACAACGGCCGCCCCTACAAGCAGCTCAGGCAAGCCATTGACTATAAAAGATGTTCAGCTCGTCAAGTTGAAACCCGGAAATACGTTCAATCTTCAGACATGGACGAGCAGTAATGGCTATTCCTATAAACTATCTGCCCTGTCTGGTGTCTTAAGTTCAACAAGTGGTTCAATATATGGAAATTAA
- a CDS encoding cyanophycinase, translating into MKKIINMAFMALLLASACFLPPGKVSAHHDDEFRGSLVIAGGSLGSSNKDIYESFIKLAGGAEKAKIGIIPAASGSLKSSKEFRADLVKYGVNEKEIVILPLSDHDFSDTDFDEKSWKNNVHSKAVVSQIEDLSGIWFVGGDQLRITNTLYDAKGKSTLALDAIWNVYKKGAVVGGTSAGAAIMSDVMITGGDSLGGLKGKFTGNSESPKNKEYEPVRIDRGLGFFKYGIIDQHFDERGRLGRLVATAIKYEKQKKKYNSYGIDEDTALIVNNQEKTAEIAGRGGVTVVDLSKAKEHKGKISNVSISLLSPGDKMDLTAKSFTIHSNKSATKGNEYYQFKPLEATGVLTSYGKLKSYLSYSLVDNASTESVKSYLYDSKGSGYALTFSKTGNTNGYWGYQDGQKDDYSITNVKMDVAPASLQFKRDKHAFKDYQEANFELPEKKERGRIEGNLVIAGGALGSSNEDVYKKFIELAKEGSDAKVGIISAASGSLSSSYAFKNDLLRYGLKDENIKILPISTHDFKGTSVDESSWKENRNSDPVAAEIKNLDAIWFVGGDQTYITEALFNPDQTESKALKAIWDMYKNGGVLGGTSAGAAIMSDVMLAGGGSLETLTKGFTNTYNGMEQQEGGPGYLERGLGFFQYGIIDQHFDNKARLGRLIATAHEKGNHGQLSYGIDEDTAMVVNNLKQKIEVVGRGGVTVIDLSKVSTNPKIKSEYKNILLSTIAPGDSVDFKTKEIQIDEHKTRTKGNEYSDFDAAPHSGVLTAHGTLSKFLSYQLVDNSREKEVKAYSFDKGKGVELTFRKTKETDGFWGYKDGSKDDYSVVNVVVDITPITVKNE; encoded by the coding sequence GTGAAGAAGATCATTAATATGGCATTTATGGCCTTATTGCTTGCATCGGCCTGCTTTTTGCCTCCAGGAAAGGTCAGCGCTCACCATGATGACGAATTTAGAGGAAGTCTCGTTATTGCAGGAGGCTCATTAGGCAGCAGCAACAAGGATATCTATGAATCTTTTATTAAACTCGCCGGCGGAGCCGAAAAAGCGAAAATCGGCATTATTCCCGCTGCGAGCGGAAGTCTGAAATCCTCCAAGGAGTTTAGAGCAGATCTTGTGAAATATGGGGTGAACGAGAAGGAAATCGTGATTCTTCCGCTATCGGACCATGATTTCAGTGATACTGATTTTGATGAGAAATCGTGGAAGAACAATGTCCACAGTAAAGCGGTTGTAAGTCAGATCGAGGATCTTTCGGGTATCTGGTTTGTTGGAGGCGACCAACTTCGAATAACAAATACATTATATGATGCCAAGGGAAAGAGTACGTTGGCGCTTGATGCGATTTGGAACGTGTATAAAAAAGGAGCTGTCGTGGGCGGAACAAGTGCAGGCGCGGCAATTATGAGTGATGTCATGATTACCGGCGGTGATAGCTTAGGAGGGCTAAAAGGTAAATTCACCGGAAATTCCGAGTCTCCAAAAAACAAAGAGTATGAGCCCGTCCGTATTGACCGGGGGCTCGGGTTCTTTAAATATGGGATCATCGACCAGCATTTCGATGAAAGAGGGAGACTCGGGCGTTTGGTAGCAACGGCCATTAAATACGAAAAGCAAAAAAAGAAATATAATTCTTATGGAATTGATGAAGATACAGCGTTGATTGTCAACAATCAAGAAAAAACAGCTGAAATTGCAGGCAGGGGCGGAGTGACGGTTGTTGATTTAAGTAAAGCAAAAGAACACAAGGGGAAGATCAGTAATGTCTCCATCAGCCTCTTATCTCCTGGCGATAAGATGGATTTGACTGCTAAATCATTTACGATCCATTCAAATAAGAGTGCCACTAAAGGAAATGAGTACTATCAATTTAAACCTTTGGAAGCAACGGGTGTCCTGACTTCATATGGAAAACTCAAATCATATTTGTCATATTCGCTTGTTGATAATGCTTCAACTGAATCGGTAAAAAGCTATTTATATGATAGCAAGGGATCAGGCTATGCCTTAACCTTTAGTAAAACGGGAAACACAAATGGGTATTGGGGCTATCAAGATGGACAGAAAGATGATTATTCCATCACGAATGTGAAAATGGATGTTGCCCCTGCTTCTCTCCAATTTAAAAGAGACAAGCATGCTTTTAAAGACTATCAAGAAGCCAATTTTGAACTTCCTGAAAAAAAGGAGCGCGGTCGCATAGAAGGAAATTTGGTCATTGCAGGTGGAGCACTTGGTTCAAGCAACGAAGATGTGTACAAAAAGTTTATTGAGTTGGCCAAGGAAGGTTCTGATGCCAAAGTAGGCATCATTTCGGCTGCAAGCGGAAGCCTGAGCTCCTCATACGCCTTCAAAAACGATCTATTGAGGTATGGCTTGAAAGATGAAAATATCAAGATCCTACCGATTTCAACTCATGACTTTAAAGGAACTTCCGTGGATGAATCAAGTTGGAAGGAAAACAGAAATAGTGATCCTGTCGCTGCCGAAATAAAAAACCTTGATGCCATTTGGTTTGTGGGCGGAGATCAGACGTATATTACAGAAGCATTATTCAATCCAGATCAAACGGAATCAAAAGCATTAAAGGCGATTTGGGATATGTATAAAAATGGTGGTGTGTTAGGCGGAACAAGTGCAGGAGCAGCGATCATGAGCGATGTCATGCTTGCCGGCGGCGGCAGCTTGGAGACACTAACAAAAGGATTTACGAACACGTATAACGGAATGGAACAGCAAGAAGGTGGGCCGGGTTATTTGGAACGTGGGCTTGGCTTTTTCCAGTATGGGATAATTGACCAGCATTTCGATAATAAAGCAAGGCTCGGCAGACTTATAGCAACTGCACATGAAAAAGGCAATCATGGTCAGCTGTCATATGGAATTGATGAAGACACAGCAATGGTTGTCAATAATCTCAAGCAGAAGATCGAAGTAGTCGGGCGCGGAGGAGTAACCGTTATTGATTTATCCAAAGTTAGCACCAATCCTAAGATAAAAAGCGAATATAAAAATATTTTACTATCTACAATCGCACCAGGGGATAGTGTTGATTTCAAAACGAAAGAGATTCAAATAGATGAACATAAAACCCGTACAAAAGGAAATGAGTATAGTGATTTTGACGCCGCTCCTCATTCTGGTGTATTAACGGCTCATGGCACATTAAGTAAATTCCTTTCTTATCAACTTGTTGATAACAGCAGAGAGAAAGAAGTGAAAGCCTATTCTTTTGATAAAGGAAAAGGAGTGGAGCTTACATTCAGAAAGACAAAAGAAACGGATGGATTTTGGGGGTACAAAGACGGCAGCAAAGATGATTATTCAGTCGTTAATGTTGTTGTGGATATCACACCCATTACAGTAAAGAATGAATAA